One segment of Streptomyces sp. NBC_01463 DNA contains the following:
- a CDS encoding alpha/beta hydrolase translates to MTETTAVERPPEPDWEAVTAGELIAYRDAENRWRASGAARAFLGEPDPGAGIGWQEVALPGRALPVRVYRPAPARDGEGAEGAGLPLVLHVHGGSFVGTAAQCDWANSHLAARLPAVVVSVEHRLLAPGTPLSAAADDGWDVLRHVLRHAAEWGVDPARTAVFGESCGALISALTAIRARESGLELRAQVLVNPAVDVTGTMFDYASMTEYAESPTRAAPLLRFFRQLSAPPGTDARALSPLYADSLSGLAPALVVVPTQDAVADHGRRYAERLREAGTPARLTEYSGARHAFLTLPGVEPQAEAARAEILGFLRAALAG, encoded by the coding sequence ATGACTGAGACCACTGCCGTCGAGCGGCCGCCGGAGCCCGACTGGGAGGCGGTGACGGCCGGGGAGCTGATCGCCTACCGCGACGCGGAGAACCGCTGGCGGGCGTCCGGCGCGGCCCGGGCGTTCCTCGGCGAGCCGGATCCCGGTGCCGGGATCGGCTGGCAGGAGGTGGCGCTGCCCGGCCGCGCGCTCCCGGTCCGGGTGTACCGGCCGGCCCCCGCGCGCGACGGCGAAGGCGCCGAGGGGGCAGGGCTGCCGCTGGTGCTCCATGTGCACGGAGGCAGTTTCGTGGGGACGGCGGCGCAGTGCGACTGGGCCAACAGCCACCTCGCCGCCCGTCTGCCCGCGGTCGTCGTCTCGGTCGAGCACCGCCTCCTCGCCCCGGGGACCCCGCTGTCGGCGGCCGCCGACGACGGCTGGGACGTGCTCCGGCACGTGCTGCGGCATGCGGCGGAGTGGGGCGTCGACCCCGCGCGCACGGCCGTGTTCGGCGAGAGCTGCGGTGCGTTGATCAGCGCCCTGACGGCGATCCGTGCGAGGGAGTCCGGGCTGGAGCTCCGGGCGCAGGTGCTGGTCAACCCCGCCGTCGATGTGACCGGGACGATGTTCGACTACGCCTCGATGACCGAGTACGCGGAGAGCCCGACGCGCGCCGCACCGCTGCTGCGCTTCTTCCGGCAGCTCTCCGCCCCGCCGGGCACCGACGCACGCGCGCTCTCGCCGCTGTACGCCGACAGCCTGAGCGGGCTGGCCCCCGCCCTCGTGGTGGTGCCGACCCAGGACGCGGTGGCCGATCACGGCCGCCGCTACGCCGAACGCCTGCGGGAGGCCGGGACCCCGGCCCGGCTCACCGAGTACTCGGGCGCCCGGCACGCCTTCCTCACCCTGCCGGGCGTGGAACCCCAGGCCGAGGCCGCACGGGCGGAGATCCTCGGCTTCCTCCGCGCAGCCCTCGCCGGGTGA
- a CDS encoding NAD(P)-binding domain-containing protein, with amino-acid sequence MKRIGIIGVGEIGRALVAGLCDGVEKPPQVFLSPRGAGTAAELAARHPDVRVCADNQEVADRAEVLVIAVRRRDRHEALAGLRVADGTTVINVMAGVATEELRRILDTGAALVRAIPLPAVRERRSVTVVHPSHPVADALFDELGGALPVADEAAFDVFSALTGTLTAHYAYLATLTTWAADHGIASADADRYVRGLFRGVGRTLSDDTRSLRQLAADHETPGGNNERVRTTWFGPANAEALGSTLDGLLADLRQPRA; translated from the coding sequence CTGAAGCGCATCGGGATCATCGGGGTGGGCGAGATCGGCCGCGCCCTCGTGGCGGGGCTCTGCGACGGCGTCGAGAAGCCGCCGCAGGTGTTCCTCTCCCCACGCGGGGCCGGTACGGCCGCTGAGCTGGCCGCGCGCCACCCCGACGTACGGGTCTGCGCGGACAACCAGGAGGTGGCGGACCGCGCGGAGGTGCTGGTCATCGCCGTACGCCGCCGGGACCGGCACGAGGCGCTCGCGGGCCTGCGGGTGGCCGACGGCACGACCGTGATCAACGTGATGGCCGGCGTGGCCACCGAGGAACTGCGCCGGATCCTGGACACCGGCGCCGCGCTCGTCCGGGCGATCCCGCTGCCCGCCGTACGCGAACGCCGCTCCGTCACGGTCGTCCACCCGTCGCACCCGGTGGCGGACGCCCTCTTCGACGAGCTGGGCGGGGCCCTCCCCGTCGCGGACGAGGCGGCCTTCGACGTCTTCTCCGCGCTCACGGGGACGCTGACCGCCCACTACGCGTACCTCGCCACGCTCACGACGTGGGCCGCGGACCACGGCATCGCCTCCGCCGACGCCGACCGCTACGTCCGCGGACTCTTCCGGGGCGTCGGCCGCACCCTGAGCGACGACACCCGCTCCCTGCGGCAGCTCGCCGCCGACCACGAGACCCCCGGCGGGAACAACGAACGCGTCCGCACCACGTGGTTCGGCCCGGCCAACGCCGAGGCGCTCGGCAGCACCCTCGACGGCCTCCTCGCGGACCTGCGGCAGCCCCGGGCATGA
- a CDS encoding GrpB family protein, whose product MTHGTASDRPVVVPADPAWEQRGRALADRLRAEMGPAALRVEHIGSTAIPGMAAKPVFDLQASVADLGAAALAFELPLARLGFGRSPYERDHVPAGSGDDPARWAKRLWVRRGGSGAAAEDVNLHVRVAGSPNERLALLFRDWFRAHPEAVPAYAAFKRTLAASVPDTGTYADVKDPVVDLVVTVAEPWARATGWTP is encoded by the coding sequence ATGACCCACGGCACCGCCTCCGACCGCCCTGTCGTCGTCCCCGCCGACCCCGCGTGGGAGCAGCGCGGCCGGGCCCTGGCCGACCGGCTGCGCGCGGAGATGGGCCCGGCCGCGCTGCGCGTCGAGCACATCGGCTCCACCGCGATTCCCGGCATGGCGGCCAAGCCGGTCTTCGACCTCCAGGCCAGCGTCGCGGACCTCGGGGCGGCGGCCCTCGCCTTCGAACTCCCGCTGGCCCGGCTGGGCTTCGGCCGTTCCCCGTACGAACGCGACCACGTCCCCGCGGGCTCCGGCGACGATCCGGCGCGCTGGGCCAAGCGTCTCTGGGTGCGCCGGGGTGGTTCCGGTGCGGCGGCCGAGGACGTCAACCTGCATGTGCGGGTGGCCGGTTCGCCCAACGAGCGCCTCGCGCTGCTGTTCCGCGACTGGTTCCGGGCCCACCCGGAGGCCGTGCCCGCCTATGCGGCGTTCAAGCGGACCCTCGCCGCGTCGGTCCCGGACACCGGGACGTACGCGGACGTCAAGGACCCGGTGGTGGACCTGGTGGTCACCGTGGCGGAGCCCTGGGCGCGGGCGACGGGCTGGACGCCGTAG
- a CDS encoding class I SAM-dependent methyltransferase, whose product MTAFDVSERRIWDGHAESYARTFARLCAHTVPALLDAADTGAGTRLLDVGCGSGSVTVAAAGRGAVVRAVDAEPGMVAATRRAAPGAEVRSGSLPQLPYPDGEFDAVVANFVLNHVGRPLDALVEMRRITRPGGRIAVTVWQVPNAPGQALIGRAAQAAGLTRPDWLATVDEEHNFPRTPDGLGALLTAAGLGDVRGTSLSWDHRSGADEWWAGPASGVAAIGQLVNSRGPQGVAAAKREYDVMCREFEGEDGLLTLPHVAVLAHGRV is encoded by the coding sequence GTGACCGCGTTCGACGTGAGCGAGCGGCGGATCTGGGACGGTCACGCCGAGAGCTACGCCCGCACCTTCGCCCGCCTCTGCGCCCACACGGTGCCCGCCCTGCTGGACGCCGCGGACACCGGCGCCGGGACGCGCCTGCTCGACGTGGGGTGCGGCAGCGGCAGCGTGACGGTGGCCGCCGCCGGGCGCGGTGCCGTCGTACGGGCCGTGGACGCCGAACCGGGCATGGTGGCGGCGACCAGGCGGGCGGCCCCCGGGGCCGAGGTCCGCTCCGGCTCGCTGCCCCAGCTTCCCTACCCGGACGGTGAGTTCGACGCCGTCGTGGCCAACTTCGTGCTCAACCACGTCGGCCGGCCGCTGGACGCGCTCGTCGAGATGCGCCGCATCACCCGCCCCGGCGGCCGGATCGCCGTCACGGTCTGGCAGGTGCCGAACGCCCCGGGCCAGGCGCTGATCGGCCGCGCCGCGCAGGCCGCAGGACTGACCCGGCCCGACTGGCTGGCCACGGTCGACGAGGAGCACAACTTCCCGCGCACCCCGGACGGTCTGGGCGCCCTGCTGACGGCGGCCGGACTCGGGGACGTACGCGGCACGTCGCTGTCCTGGGACCACCGGAGCGGTGCGGACGAGTGGTGGGCCGGACCCGCGTCCGGCGTGGCCGCGATCGGGCAGCTGGTCAACAGCCGGGGGCCGCAGGGGGTGGCCGCCGCCAAGCGGGAGTACGACGTCATGTGCCGGGAGTTCGAGGGTGAGGACGGGCTGTTGACGCTTCCGCACGTGGCGGTGCTCGCCCACGGGAGGGTGTAG
- a CDS encoding LCP family protein yields the protein MNDRPEGWNGDNRSGNRYGQGSASDRPESARSMPHVQRRPAPPQQRPAPPRQPQLPQQPGGYGDSPEYDSGYNTGQVYGGGNGGRGGGHGSGPGDSGYVQGRPGAAPNWGRRIKIGVLSLVVVVLAVSVGTYFWADSKLKRDVDLSKVIERPKSGDGTNYLIVGSDSREGMTSEDKKKLHTGSAEGKRTDSMMILHDGSNGPTLVSLPRDSNVEIPSFVGSESGKRFEGKGRTTKLNAAYAEDGPELLVRTVEFNTGLHIDHYVEIGFGGFAKIVDAIGGVELDIPKAFKDKYSGADFQAGKQTLDGQQALAFVRTRHAFTSDLDRTKNQQKFLAALASQTATASTILNPFKLYPTMGAGLDTLVVDKDMSLWSLGQMFFAMKGVTGGDGASLNMPISGSTGGNLVWDKAKVKQLVEQLNNDEKVTVTGS from the coding sequence ATGAACGATAGGCCCGAGGGCTGGAACGGCGACAACCGCAGCGGAAACCGCTACGGGCAGGGAAGCGCGAGCGACCGGCCCGAGAGCGCCCGCTCGATGCCGCACGTCCAGCGGCGCCCCGCCCCGCCCCAGCAGCGCCCGGCGCCGCCGAGGCAGCCGCAGTTGCCGCAGCAGCCCGGCGGCTACGGCGACTCCCCGGAGTACGACAGCGGCTACAACACGGGCCAGGTCTACGGCGGCGGCAACGGCGGCCGCGGTGGTGGGCACGGGAGCGGGCCGGGCGACAGCGGCTATGTCCAGGGCCGGCCGGGGGCCGCGCCGAACTGGGGCCGCCGGATCAAGATCGGCGTGCTGAGCCTCGTGGTCGTGGTGCTCGCCGTCTCCGTCGGCACGTACTTCTGGGCCGACTCCAAGCTGAAGCGCGACGTCGACCTCTCCAAGGTCATCGAGCGGCCGAAGAGCGGCGACGGCACGAACTATCTGATCGTCGGGTCCGACAGCCGCGAGGGCATGACGTCCGAGGACAAGAAGAAGCTCCACACGGGCTCCGCCGAGGGCAAGCGGACCGACTCGATGATGATCCTGCACGACGGCTCGAACGGCCCGACGCTGGTCTCGCTGCCCCGTGACTCGAACGTCGAGATCCCCTCGTTCGTCGGCTCCGAATCGGGCAAGCGGTTCGAGGGCAAGGGCCGCACCACCAAGCTGAACGCCGCGTACGCCGAGGACGGACCCGAACTCCTGGTCCGTACGGTCGAGTTCAACACCGGGCTGCACATCGACCACTACGTCGAGATCGGCTTCGGCGGCTTCGCCAAGATCGTGGACGCGATCGGCGGCGTGGAGCTGGACATCCCCAAGGCGTTCAAGGACAAGTACTCCGGCGCCGACTTCCAGGCCGGCAAGCAGACCCTCGACGGCCAGCAGGCACTCGCCTTCGTGCGGACCCGGCACGCCTTCACCTCCGACCTGGACCGTACGAAGAACCAGCAGAAGTTCCTCGCGGCGCTGGCGAGCCAGACGGCCACGGCGTCGACGATCCTCAACCCGTTCAAGCTGTACCCGACGATGGGCGCCGGTCTCGACACCCTCGTCGTCGACAAGGACATGTCGCTCTGGTCCCTGGGCCAGATGTTCTTCGCCATGAAGGGCGTCACCGGCGGCGACGGCGCCTCGCTCAACATGCCGATCTCCGGCTCCACGGGCGGCAACCTGGTCTGGGACAAGGCCAAGGTCAAGCAGCTGGTCGAGCAGCTGAACAACGACGAGAAGGTCACGGTCACCGGCAGCTGA
- a CDS encoding acyl-CoA thioesterase: MTDQAPHPEGDIPGKPTAASRTTLSHIMTGSDTNLLGTVHGGVIMKLVDDAAGAVAGRHSGGPAVTASMDEMVFLEPVRVGDLVHVRAQVNWTGRSSMEVGVRVMAERWNESTPAQQVGSAYLVFAAVDADGRPRRVPPVVPETERDNRRYQEAQIRRTHRLARRRAIKELREKRAADGIED, from the coding sequence ATGACAGATCAGGCCCCGCACCCGGAGGGTGACATTCCGGGCAAGCCGACCGCGGCGTCCCGGACCACCCTCAGCCACATCATGACCGGCAGCGACACGAACCTGCTGGGTACGGTGCACGGCGGCGTGATCATGAAGCTGGTCGACGACGCGGCGGGCGCGGTGGCCGGCCGGCACTCCGGCGGCCCCGCGGTGACGGCCTCGATGGACGAGATGGTCTTCCTGGAGCCGGTCCGCGTCGGTGACCTTGTTCACGTCCGCGCCCAGGTGAACTGGACCGGCCGCTCCTCCATGGAGGTCGGCGTCCGGGTCATGGCCGAGCGGTGGAACGAGTCGACCCCCGCCCAGCAGGTCGGCAGCGCGTACCTGGTGTTCGCGGCGGTCGACGCGGACGGCAGGCCGCGCCGGGTGCCGCCGGTCGTCCCGGAGACGGAACGCGACAACCGGCGCTACCAGGAGGCGCAGATCCGCCGTACCCACCGGCTGGCCCGCCGCCGCGCGATCAAGGAGCTGCGCGAGAAGCGCGCGGCCGACGGCATCGAGGACTGA
- a CDS encoding LCP family protein: MRVATGLSVLVLGAGGIGHAVVTNLETGIDRIDPFKDMKNRPRAGNGMNLLLVGTDGRDKITAAEKKKYRLGGAPCHCTDTIMLVHLSADKERASIVSLPRDSYAEIPAHRDRTTGKEHAAHPVKLNAAYAEGGPNLTVRTVEHMTGVKVDHYLEVDFTSFMTTVDTLGKVKICTTRPMKDSYTGLDLAAGTHELDGGQALQYVRSRHIDGAADLGRMQRQQKFMASLIKQATSSGVLLNPVKFREVASTMLRSVRADKGFGTEQMLDLGQAMRGFSAASSEFTSVPMGNVAYQVKGIGSTVKWDPKKSKQLFQALRDDKPLTVARPKQAPAKKVDVAPQQIRVQVYNGTPKDGLGSTVDAALHATGFNTTRAPLTAPQRDLKHTLITYDPRWDRSAKSLSAALPGAELKAVKGQGGTMKVTAGADYRAVERVRAEEPDPGRFGAVKGDEVVCP; this comes from the coding sequence ATGCGGGTGGCGACCGGGCTCTCCGTTCTGGTGCTCGGCGCCGGCGGTATCGGCCATGCCGTGGTGACCAACCTGGAGACGGGCATCGACCGGATCGACCCGTTCAAGGACATGAAGAACCGGCCCCGGGCCGGCAACGGCATGAATCTGCTGCTCGTCGGCACCGACGGCCGCGACAAGATCACGGCGGCGGAGAAGAAGAAGTACCGGCTGGGCGGTGCGCCCTGCCACTGCACCGACACGATCATGCTGGTGCACCTGTCCGCGGACAAGGAGCGCGCCAGCATCGTCAGCCTGCCGCGCGACAGTTACGCCGAGATCCCCGCGCACCGGGACCGGACCACCGGCAAGGAGCACGCGGCCCACCCGGTGAAGCTGAACGCCGCCTACGCCGAGGGCGGCCCGAATCTGACCGTGCGGACCGTCGAGCACATGACGGGCGTCAAGGTCGACCACTACCTGGAGGTCGACTTCACCAGCTTCATGACGACGGTGGACACGCTCGGCAAGGTGAAGATCTGCACCACCCGGCCGATGAAGGACTCGTACACCGGACTCGACCTCGCGGCCGGCACCCATGAGCTGGACGGCGGCCAGGCACTCCAGTACGTCCGCTCCCGGCACATCGACGGCGCCGCCGACCTGGGCCGGATGCAGCGCCAGCAGAAGTTCATGGCCTCGCTGATCAAGCAGGCGACCAGCAGCGGTGTGCTGCTCAACCCGGTGAAGTTCCGCGAGGTCGCCTCGACGATGCTGAGGTCGGTCCGGGCCGACAAGGGCTTCGGTACGGAGCAGATGCTGGACCTCGGGCAGGCGATGCGGGGCTTCTCCGCCGCCTCGTCCGAATTCACCTCGGTGCCGATGGGGAACGTCGCGTACCAGGTCAAGGGCATCGGCTCGACGGTCAAATGGGACCCGAAGAAGTCGAAGCAGCTGTTCCAGGCGCTGCGGGACGACAAACCGCTGACCGTCGCCCGGCCCAAGCAGGCGCCGGCGAAGAAGGTCGACGTCGCCCCGCAGCAGATCCGGGTGCAGGTCTACAACGGCACCCCGAAGGACGGCCTGGGCTCCACGGTCGACGCGGCGCTGCACGCCACCGGCTTCAACACCACCCGCGCCCCGCTCACCGCGCCGCAGCGCGACCTCAAGCACACCCTGATCACGTACGACCCGCGCTGGGACCGGTCCGCGAAATCCCTGTCCGCCGCGCTGCCGGGTGCCGAGCTGAAGGCCGTGAAGGGGCAGGGCGGCACGATGAAGGTGACCGCGGGCGCGGACTACCGCGCGGTGGAGCGGGTCCGGGCCGAGGAGCCCGATCCGGGCAGGTTCGGCGCGGTGAAGGGCGACGAGGTGGTCTGCCCGTAA
- a CDS encoding glycosyltransferase family 2 protein, which yields MSAAQHPAVSVIMPVLNEERHLRNSVRHILEQEYAGEMEVVIALGPSTDRTDEIAAELVAEDPRVQTVPNPTGRTPAALNAAIKASSHPVVVRVDGHGMLSPNYIATAVRLLEETGAQNVGGIMHAEGENAWEDAVAAAMTSKIGVGNAAFHTGGEAGPAETVFLGVFRREALEKADGYNIEFIRAQDWELNFRIREAGGLIWFSPELRVQYRPRPSVRALAKQYKDYGRWRHVVARYHPGSINLRYLAPPTAVVAIAAGLVVGAAVTPWALVVPAGYVAAIVAGSLPAGKGLPLKARAQIPVALATMHMSWGYGFLTSPRSLAKRVIASRRPAIAAPGAPVA from the coding sequence ATGTCTGCCGCGCAGCACCCCGCCGTCTCCGTGATCATGCCGGTTCTCAACGAGGAGCGGCACCTCCGGAACTCCGTCCGGCACATCCTGGAACAGGAGTACGCGGGCGAGATGGAGGTGGTGATCGCGCTCGGCCCGTCCACGGACCGTACCGACGAGATCGCCGCCGAGCTGGTCGCGGAGGACCCCCGGGTCCAGACCGTGCCGAACCCCACCGGCCGCACCCCCGCCGCGCTCAACGCCGCGATCAAGGCCTCCAGCCACCCCGTAGTGGTGCGCGTCGACGGCCACGGCATGCTCTCGCCGAACTACATCGCGACCGCCGTCCGGCTCCTGGAGGAGACGGGCGCGCAGAACGTCGGCGGCATCATGCACGCGGAGGGCGAGAACGCCTGGGAGGACGCCGTCGCCGCGGCCATGACGTCGAAGATCGGCGTCGGCAACGCCGCCTTCCACACGGGCGGCGAGGCCGGACCGGCCGAGACCGTCTTCCTGGGCGTCTTCCGCCGGGAGGCCCTGGAGAAGGCCGACGGCTACAACATCGAGTTCATCCGCGCCCAGGACTGGGAGCTGAACTTCCGCATCCGCGAGGCCGGCGGGCTGATCTGGTTCTCGCCCGAGCTGCGCGTGCAGTACCGGCCGCGCCCCTCCGTCCGGGCCCTGGCCAAGCAGTACAAGGACTACGGCCGCTGGCGCCACGTCGTCGCCCGCTACCACCCCGGCTCGATCAACCTGCGCTACCTCGCCCCGCCGACCGCCGTCGTCGCCATCGCGGCGGGCCTCGTGGTGGGCGCCGCCGTCACCCCGTGGGCGCTGGTCGTCCCGGCCGGTTACGTCGCGGCGATCGTCGCGGGCTCCCTCCCGGCGGGCAAGGGCCTGCCGCTGAAGGCGCGGGCGCAGATCCCGGTGGCGCTGGCGACCATGCACATGTCGTGGGGCTACGGCTTCCTGACGAGCCCGCGCTCGCTGGCGAAGCGGGTCATCGCGAGCCGGCGGCCGGCGATCGCCGCGCCGGGCGCGCCGGTGGCCTGA
- a CDS encoding LCP family protein, which translates to MGRSSTPGEGTRPRVRHAGQLGWDDGLYAEDGPGPLAAEGEGGEDGGGRASHRRGRPRKRAAAKSRKRRVFRWAAITLALLIFGTATAGYLYYRHLNNNIRSSARSGGESGVKKAAPNAAGDTPLNILLIGSDSRNSAENVKLGGSRDTVGDKPRADVQMLLHISADRKNSSLVSIPRDTILHIPDCTDSKTGQKYPATDNSPINESLQRGGPGCTLTTWEKLTGVYIDHWIMLDFAGVVAMADAIGGVEVCVKTGVWDKPTRLVRGGSGLKLPAGPNTVQGKQALQWLRTRHAFGNDQNRAKAQHMYMNSMLRTLKKQNLWSDAGRLTNLAETATKALQVSDEIRSVKKLYDLSMQLKSVPIDRITMATMPTAEWSQDRNKLVPVEKSADSLWRLLRDDVAFDKNGKAKTKPKAKPSGPPAAAPATLGVSVVNGTGVGQAPKDGRAAEVAGILHGKGFAQADTENAEPSKDTEVRYPKEDGDQGNADAQSVAKALGLPTTAVKADPKAGELTVVVGADWRDGTVYKAPKVEAGDLPDGADDINAADKSQCMDIYSVYRWDGKS; encoded by the coding sequence GTGGGACGAAGCAGCACGCCCGGGGAGGGGACGCGACCACGCGTCCGGCATGCCGGCCAGCTCGGCTGGGACGACGGCCTCTACGCGGAGGACGGCCCGGGCCCGCTCGCTGCGGAGGGCGAAGGCGGCGAAGACGGAGGCGGGCGTGCGAGCCACCGGCGCGGCAGACCGCGGAAACGGGCGGCCGCGAAGTCCCGCAAGCGCCGCGTGTTCCGGTGGGCGGCCATCACACTGGCCCTGCTGATATTCGGGACGGCCACGGCCGGGTACCTCTACTACCGGCATCTCAACAACAACATCCGCAGCAGTGCCCGCAGCGGCGGCGAGAGCGGTGTGAAGAAGGCCGCGCCCAACGCCGCGGGCGACACCCCGCTCAACATCCTGCTGATCGGCTCGGACAGCCGGAACAGCGCGGAGAACGTGAAGCTGGGCGGCAGCAGGGACACGGTCGGGGACAAGCCGCGGGCCGACGTCCAGATGCTGCTGCACATCTCGGCGGACCGGAAGAACTCCTCGCTGGTCAGCATTCCCCGCGACACGATCCTCCACATCCCCGATTGCACGGACTCCAAGACCGGTCAGAAGTACCCCGCGACGGACAACAGTCCGATCAACGAGTCCCTTCAGCGCGGTGGCCCCGGCTGCACGCTGACCACCTGGGAAAAGCTGACCGGCGTCTACATCGATCACTGGATCATGCTCGACTTCGCGGGCGTGGTGGCCATGGCCGACGCGATCGGCGGCGTGGAGGTCTGCGTGAAGACGGGTGTGTGGGACAAACCCACCCGCCTCGTCCGCGGCGGCTCCGGCCTCAAGCTGCCGGCGGGCCCCAACACCGTGCAGGGCAAGCAGGCTCTTCAGTGGTTGCGTACGCGGCACGCGTTCGGCAACGACCAGAACCGCGCCAAGGCCCAGCACATGTACATGAACTCCATGCTGCGCACGCTCAAGAAGCAGAATCTCTGGTCGGACGCGGGGCGGCTGACGAACCTCGCGGAGACGGCGACCAAGGCGCTCCAGGTGTCCGACGAGATCCGTTCGGTCAAGAAGCTCTACGACCTGTCGATGCAGCTCAAGAGCGTGCCGATCGACCGCATCACCATGGCGACCATGCCCACGGCCGAGTGGTCCCAGGACAGGAACAAGCTCGTCCCCGTCGAGAAGTCCGCGGACTCCCTGTGGCGGCTGCTCCGCGACGACGTGGCGTTCGACAAGAACGGCAAGGCCAAGACGAAGCCGAAGGCGAAGCCCTCGGGTCCCCCCGCGGCGGCCCCGGCCACCCTCGGTGTCTCGGTGGTGAACGGCACCGGTGTCGGCCAGGCGCCCAAGGACGGGCGGGCCGCCGAGGTCGCCGGCATCCTGCACGGCAAGGGCTTCGCCCAGGCCGATACGGAGAACGCCGAGCCGAGCAAGGACACGGAGGTCCGGTACCCGAAGGAGGACGGGGACCAGGGCAACGCGGACGCGCAGTCCGTCGCCAAGGCGCTGGGCCTGCCGACCACCGCGGTCAAGGCGGACCCGAAGGCCGGCGAGCTGACCGTCGTCGTCGGCGCGGACTGGCGCGACGGAACCGTGTACAAGGCCCCGAAGGTCGAGGCGGGTGATCTTCCGGACGGCGCGGACGATATCAACGCCGCGGACAAGAGCCAGTGCATGGACATCTACTCCGTCTACCGGTGGGACGGAAAGAGCTGA
- a CDS encoding LCP family protein, with translation MPRQGGRRSGSGPRGQEAAGSAENSAGRRKRKAPKARRKKALLWTGGVMAFLLVGVSAGGYWLYQHFNGNLSSVDIGDRGNKDVVTANAPLNILVIGTDKRTGAGNEGYGDAGSVGHADTNILFHVSKDRTNATAVSIPRDLMTNIPDCKAKQEDGSEKTIPGTQNVRFNTSLGQDGRDPGCTMDTVKELTGLKVDHFMMVDFNAVKTLSTAVGGVDICLAHAVKDDKSHLNLSAGPHNVQGEQALAFVRTRHAYANGSDLDRIKGQQQFLGSMVREMKSDDTLTSPKKLFKLADAATKALTVDSAIDSVPKLTTLAKELTKIDTKNITFVTLPVIDNPAEPTPVTVVVDPVKAPQLLSMMQEDTSLTEVAAQKKAAKSKQDALLKGTKAAAADVRVDVYNGGGISGAAQQTVTWLQNEKGVLKSTNKANAPAKAAKTTLEYAPNQADQARALAEMMGLPATALKPGTKDAVGLQAMVLTLGADFKGAGTPIAGPAKIDIPKASADKEVCAK, from the coding sequence GTGCCGCGCCAGGGTGGCCGCCGTTCGGGCTCCGGCCCGCGCGGCCAGGAGGCTGCCGGCTCCGCGGAGAACAGCGCGGGCCGGCGCAAGCGCAAGGCCCCGAAGGCCCGTCGCAAGAAGGCGCTGCTCTGGACGGGCGGGGTGATGGCCTTCCTGCTGGTCGGCGTCTCGGCCGGCGGGTACTGGCTGTACCAGCACTTCAACGGCAACCTGAGCTCCGTCGACATCGGCGACCGCGGCAACAAGGACGTCGTCACGGCCAACGCACCCCTCAACATATTGGTCATCGGTACGGACAAGCGGACCGGCGCGGGCAACGAGGGCTACGGCGACGCGGGCAGCGTCGGGCACGCGGACACGAACATCCTGTTCCACGTGTCCAAGGACCGCACCAACGCCACCGCGGTGAGCATCCCCCGTGACCTCATGACGAACATCCCGGACTGCAAGGCCAAGCAGGAGGACGGTTCCGAGAAGACCATCCCGGGCACGCAGAACGTCCGGTTCAACACGAGCCTCGGCCAGGACGGCCGCGACCCGGGCTGCACGATGGACACCGTCAAGGAGCTCACCGGTCTGAAGGTCGACCACTTCATGATGGTCGACTTCAACGCGGTCAAGACCCTGTCCACGGCGGTAGGCGGCGTCGACATCTGCCTGGCCCACGCGGTCAAGGACGACAAGTCGCACCTCAACCTGTCGGCGGGCCCGCACAACGTGCAGGGCGAGCAGGCACTGGCGTTCGTACGGACCCGGCACGCCTACGCCAACGGCAGCGACCTCGACCGGATCAAGGGCCAGCAGCAGTTCCTCGGCTCGATGGTCCGGGAGATGAAGTCGGACGACACGCTGACGAGCCCGAAGAAGCTGTTCAAGCTGGCGGACGCGGCGACGAAGGCGCTGACGGTCGACTCGGCCATCGACTCGGTGCCGAAGCTGACCACGCTGGCCAAGGAACTCACCAAGATCGACACGAAGAACATCACGTTCGTCACGCTGCCGGTCATCGACAACCCGGCGGAGCCCACACCGGTCACCGTGGTCGTGGACCCGGTCAAGGCGCCCCAGCTGTTGTCGATGATGCAGGAAGACACCTCGCTGACCGAGGTGGCCGCGCAGAAGAAGGCCGCCAAGAGCAAGCAGGACGCGCTCCTCAAGGGAACCAAGGCGGCGGCGGCCGACGTCCGCGTCGATGTGTACAACGGTGGCGGGATCTCCGGCGCCGCCCAGCAGACCGTCACCTGGCTGCAGAACGAAAAGGGCGTTCTGAAGTCGACGAACAAGGCCAACGCCCCGGCGAAGGCCGCGAAGACGACGCTCGAGTACGCGCCGAACCAGGCCGACCAGGCCCGGGCGCTCGCCGAGATGATGGGGCTTCCCGCCACGGCGCTGAAGCCGGGCACCAAGGATGCCGTGGGACTGCAGGCGATGGTGCTGACACTGGGGGCTGACTTCAAGGGCGCGGGCACCCCCATCGCCGGGCCGGCCAAGATCGACATTCCGAAGGCCAGCGCCGACAAGGAAGTGTGCGCCAAGTGA